TTGGAGATAAATTAGGTGATAAAATAAGTGATAAGTTAGAAGAAAATAATAAAAATAATTAGGAGGTTATTATGAAATTTTTTTTAATTGATATAGTTTTTTGGATTATTTTAACAAGAATATATTTTTATTTTGGAAATTATAAAAATAAATTTATTAGAGAAATCATATTTATTTTATCTATTTTGATTTTTTACATTTTAAAATTTCATTTTTTAAATGAAATATAATTAATTTTGAACTAACCACAAAAAGTTGGCGTAAAAAAAAACAATTTAAAGGTAAGTTCACTATATATAATTTTTTAAATAAACTAATTTGTAAAATTGTTTTAGTATTAAGTATATTTGCTTATTTTTTCTGTTTCAAACATCTTTTAAGTCCAATTTTTATAAATTTAGGACTACCTATATATTTATTTAAACCATTGTAGAGGAAAAGCAGGAGATAAAGTAGAAGAAGATATAAAAGAATGGTGGAAAGGAGATAAAAAATGATTAAAAAATCATATCTTCCAACTTTAGTTATGAGTATAAGTGTGGGATTTGTTATATATCTATTAGATAAAACAAATTTAAGTCATAATCAACAATTAATAGGTATTGGTCTTTATTCTTTTATTGCATCCATAGTAAAGGATAAGCTAATAAATAAACATTAAAAGGTGCCTAGGCACCTTTTTAATTTGATTAGTTGTATTTTAATTTTTAAAACTGTGTATAGGAGCTGGTATTCTCCCACCTCTATTAATAAATTCTTCACAGCTATATGGATTTACTTTCATTATTGGTGCTCTTCCAAGCAATCCTCCAAATTCTACCATATCTCCTTCTACCATATCTTTAACAGGAATTATTCTTACTGCTGTTGTTTTTTGATTTATCATTCCTATAGCCATTTCATCTGCTATAATTCCAGATAAAGTAGCTGCACTAGTTGTTCCAGGTACTGCAACCATATCTAGTCCAACTGAACAAACACAAGTCATAGCCTCTAATTTTTCTAAGCTTAAAGCTCCTATTTTAGCTGCTTCTATCATATTTGCATCTTCACTTACAGGAATAAATGCTCCACTTAATCCTCCAACATGAGAACTAGCCATTACTCCACCTTTTTTTATAGAATCATTTAGCAAAGCTAATGCACAAGTAGTTCCAGGTGCTCCAACTTTTTCAAATCCCATAAATTCTAATACTTCTCCTATAGAATCTCCTATAGCTGGTGTTGGTGCTAAAGACAGATCTATAATACCAAAAGGTATATTTAATCTACGAGATGCTTCATTTGCAACAAGCTGACCTACCCTTGTAATTTTAAATGATATTTTTTTAATAATTTCACACAATTCATCAAAACTTTTACCTTTAGCTTCTTTTATTGCACTTGCAACTACTCCAGGTCCACTTACTCCAACATGAACTGTTGCATCCATTTCACTAACTCCATGAAAAGCTCCAGCCATAAATGGATTATCATCTGGTGCATTACAAAATACAACGAATTTAGCACATCCAAAAGAATTAGGTGTTATTTCTGCTATTTCTTTTATTA
The genomic region above belongs to Streptobacillus moniliformis DSM 12112 and contains:
- a CDS encoding PFL family protein; amino-acid sequence: MMNVFEINETNKMIQKDNLDVRTITLGISLLDCVSDDIDIFCDKIYNKIYNLSKDLVKTGEEISKEFGIPIVNKRVSITPISLVASGCTKTIDDYVKIAKTLDDVAEKVGIDFLGGYSALVSKGMTPNEELFIKSIPRALKETRFICSSLNLGSSKIGLNMDAVKLVGEVIKEIAEITPNSFGCAKFVVFCNAPDDNPFMAGAFHGVSEMDATVHVGVSGPGVVASAIKEAKGKSFDELCEIIKKISFKITRVGQLVANEASRRLNIPFGIIDLSLAPTPAIGDSIGEVLEFMGFEKVGAPGTTCALALLNDSIKKGGVMASSHVGGLSGAFIPVSEDANMIEAAKIGALSLEKLEAMTCVCSVGLDMVAVPGTTSAATLSGIIADEMAIGMINQKTTAVRIIPVKDMVEGDMVEFGGLLGRAPIMKVNPYSCEEFINRGGRIPAPIHSFKN